The genomic interval gacCCACAAGCACTGGGAcaggaaagacacacacacgcacacacacacacacacacacacacaaacacacacacagaggaactgaGGCACGTAAAGCTGAAGGTCCCAAACAACGAACAGGATGATTCATATGTGTTATCTCCTGCATACTGAGAAGTGTCCTCGTAGGTAAACAGTGGATGAAAGTGATCAGTATTTTCTTCATCAAATAGACTCCGGGGACGGTCCAGCTAAGGTAGTTAATAGATCAGGTTCTGAAACATTTCCTGCCACCCTGAAGGTTTTAACATTGACATTTTATTAGAGCTGTTTGAGAGTTGAGACGTGTTGATTCACCTCTCTGTCATTATGGAGGCTGTTGGACGAGAGGCGTTTCTGGTAGTTAGCCTTCACTCATTATTAAAAACAGGACAGAAATGAAATAAGAAACACCTACGAGAACGATACAGGACCACACAGCACAAACTGCAGCTGCCTCCTCTCAGGGCTTTAAAGGACTGTCGTATTTGACTTAATTTAGCTGGGTTGCACCTAAAAAAACTGCATCTGAGTGTTTTCCACTGCTGCCATTTCTCACCAGGTTTAAAATCAAGTCCTGCTGAAACAGTCCAGGGAAAAATGTGCCAGAACATTCTCTACATTCAGTTTTCGCCGAAACACATTTGCCTCCATCCCGAACCCCtcccagctcttcacacagaaATGGAAACACTGTGAGTAACAAATGTGATCCTGAATcgtccaagtgtgtgtgtgtgagtgtgtgtgtgtgtgtgagtgtgtgtgtgtgtgtgtgtgtgtgtgtgtgtgtgtgtgtgtgtgtgtgtgtgtgtgtgtgtgtgtgtgtgtgtgtgtgtgtgtgtgtgtgtgtcagggcgTATATACTCGTAGTTTTGATTCTTTAGAACCGTTTTTTCCAGCATATGCACAGATATTCTCAGGACCAGCAGACCTCAGGGGACTAGAGCTCAGTCCGAATGAAACAAATGTAATATCTAGGTATGAATGGTTAAGATTAGGGAGGAGGTTTTGGTGAAACTGTGAATAATGAATGGAGTTCAGTGCAAAATCCTAATAACAAAAGACACCcatacatctctctctctctttctctctttctgtgtgtgtgtgtgtgtgtgtgtgtgtgtgtgtgtgtgtgtgtgtgtgtgtgtgtgtgtgtgtgttcacatgtggaGCACATGTACTACACATCTATTTCTGATGCTAAATGTGAGATCTCCATCCTATAAATAGGAGGAGTGGAGCTGGACGCGGGGGCGCGCCTCACGGTCCTTGTGTCGGTCATCGGTGAAATCTATTTTTAGAAGCATCACGTCGGCGCGCCACCTGCACGTGCGGTGACAGGTTCGGCTGCCACGTGCACGCGCGTATTATAAATGAATGGCATCgactaaaataaatgtgagaATATTGATTGTaaacagagaaaaggagccTGACTCACAAATGCACGTCATTAAGTCAAAGTCAAGATGAAAATGACTGTGAAACTATTTCATGATGGTTGATGGAGTCAGGCTGTTAATACTGTTTATTATATGAAAAGGTGATTCTGATGATACatatgttatacgttatatTTTATCTTATGTTATCTCATGTGATGTTATATTGTGTGTCATCCTATTCTATATATCATGTTATATGTTACgttatgttatgttatcttACTCCAATAAGAAGATCATCATTTCAAAAATATCTTGTTCATAATTGTTCAAAATATGACGTCAGAATAGTGATTTACATGCAATAGGCTGCATATAGAGTTAAACCTCATGTATAGCACAAGTATAGCATTTCAGAGTGTGTCGCAAGgacaatattaaaaaacaatgttttgcaCAAAGATTCATTCCTAACAAGACAATATGAAATTGCTGTGAAACCACCGGATACGATTCGAAACTTAAAAAATGAAGGCTGACGTAAAATTCATATGTAGATTTGTGCGTTCACAGCTGCTCAGGCAGGATTTCCATTCACAAAAGACGCGGCGATGATGTGACACAGCCTCAGCTTCAGCATCAGCATGTCCGCCTCCCAGCAGCTCGGTGGCTGACTGTGTCGGTGCAGCTCTGCGGTAAATCTGAGCTTCCTCACATTCCTCACACGAACAGTATAAGAACACATGTGGTGGAGTGAAGCGCTCAATGGCGCCTCTGTACATGTAACGCGCACCTGCCGCGTTTCTCACCGACCGCACCGGTGCGCACAGAGCCTGCCTCAGGTGCCAgactcataaacacacagacctcTTTCGTATGCAACCCAgcctccctcaccccctcctccctctgcatcccgctccctcctcaccctcctcttcctcctccaataCACCGGAGTCCGGTGACTCCGTTTACGTTTTACGCTCGCCCCGCCCCTTATTCGGTTTTGTCCAAATCGGGCTTTATGCGTCGCCGGAGCTCCCGATTTCAGGCCCGACGTCATCAGCGAGTAGAGGGAAGCGCTGACGTAGGTGGAAGAGTCACCGAGAGGAGAGGGCAcgggtgagggagggggggggagagagagtttCACCACTGCCAGCACTGATatttcctcccccctcccccctcccttcctttTACGTCGGTGTTGGTGCGTCGGGTGCCCCCCTGCTCAGGAGGAGTCCCAGGCTATATAAGTGACCCGCGAGCAGAGTCTCCCATCCAGTTTTACGGGCTCCGGACTTCTGTGCAAGAGACGGCGAACACAGCCTGCACTCCGAGAGGGGGGACCGACATCCAGCAGCCGGCCAGCACCCGAGCTGGACGCTGTGGCGGAGCTCAGGCAGACTCAGAGCTGACGAGAGAGGAGGTTTTCAAACCTTGCTCTGGAAAACAACACCAGCTGAGATGAAAGTCTTATAACtcagagcttctctctctcacgcacctCAGAGACCAGGGAGCTTCAGCCGAGACACGCAGCGGGAGCAGCACTCACGCAACTCTACAACTCCCACAACTCCTCGCGTCTGCGGGAATTTCGGTCGCAGCTCACCGCAGCCACCGGCCACGATGTACCGCTCAACCAAAGGAGCATCCAAGGCTCGGCGGGACCAGATCAACAGCGAGATCCGGTTCCTGAAGGACTTGTTGCCCCTCTCCGAGGCAGATAAAGCACGGCTCTCGTACCTGCACATCATGTCGCTGGCCTGCATGTACACGAGGAAATCCGTCTTCTTCACTCAAGGTAAGGATGAATTCACTCTGAATGAAAAACGACCTGTTGATGATTCTAACTGCAAAAATCTCTCACAGGAGGGAATCAACAAGTGTGTTAGAGGCAGCAGGGGCAGGGGGTGACGTTCAGATGGTTTTCAGATAAGCTGCAGAGCTGTGGATCATCGATCGATCGTTAGTTATCGATGTAGAAGCTGATATAAAAAACGCTCGATTGATAATCCGtcgctgtccgtggtgctgaaacgCTCTTACGCTACAAATACAGCCGCAccgctgtccatggtgctgaaaccCACTGCAGCCACTGCTGTTTCCTATATTGCGGGGATCAGATGTGCTttgttcattattattatcactatttttgatttattaagaGATCTGAcacctctctccacctttttctttcctccagaaGCGGGAGCTGCTGCTAGTCTTGAGGAGAGCTCGCAGTATCTGCTGTTCCACGAGCTGTCGGAGTTGATGCAGGCGCTGCCGGGTTTTCTGATGCTGCTGACTGGGGAAGGGAAGCTCCTGTACATGTCAGACAGCGTCTCCGAGCACCTCGGACACTCCATGGTGAGTCTAcgcagaaaaaaaatgatttgctgTGCGATGACGGGATATTCAAGCTCCGGTTTGGGCTTAATAAATAACATACGTGTCATTTTACAGGTGGATCTTGTGGCACAGGGAGACAGTGTGTATGATATCATCGACGCCTCAGATCATCTTATCATGAGGACCAACCTGTCAACGTCTACATCACTTGAGATAGGTaagaaaaacgaaaaaaaaatgtaattctagAACGAACGTTTGTTTCTCTCCACCTCTTAACTAAATAATACATGTAAAAAATGTGAATTTCAATAacccccctctcttctcctctacaGACCGTCTCTTCCGCTGTCATTTCAACACCTCTAAGTCTGTGCGGAGGCAGAGTGCTGGGAACAAGCTGGTTCTGATCCGAGCTCACTGCCTgccaccccccaccacctctcCTGCTGCCGGGTCCTACTGGACATCCAaccctgtgtgggtgtgtttctgCTCCCCTCTGGAGCCCCACCCATCCCGCTCTGGCCccgggacagagagggacacgACTTCCAGCCCTTCTCAGGCCGAGGCCAACTTGTTTCTGTCCTGCTTCTACTCCCAACATGGCCGGGACATGAGGCTGGAGACAGCACAGGACAGGTGAGTTCGCAGAAAGCATCCTATCCCTTCACCTGTTGCTTCAATATGAAATGTCATGTGGTATATGTTTACTGAAGTAGTAAGGCATTATCGTCCTAACGCATCACCGCCCACTCTCCCCCTGCAGTGTAAGCACCTATCTTGGCTTTGATGTGACAGCTTTACGCGCCCGCTCCTGGTACAGCCTCCTCCACCCACAGGATCTGTCACATGCCTCCGCTCAGCACCGCAGCCTATGTAAGTGTACTCTTCACATATACCTACCAATTACAAACATCCGTGcccacacaattacacacagtgTGCCCACTGGCACGCTGAAATACGATGATTAATAGGATTACAAACCGATGCCAACTTTTGCTGTGACTGTTGTTCCAcagtgagagaaggaggagagggcagAGCTGAGATGGTGGTTCGTGTGGAAGCTCAGGACCAGTCGTGGGTTTGGCTTTACATGGTTCTACAGCTGCAGCCTGGAGAAATTCCTATCAGCAGCAACAACTACATCATCAGGTAATTACTCACCTCTTTAAACCACACACAACTCATCACATTGGAAACAGAAGACTGGTAGAAGAATTCAAAAATACCATCctaacttcctgtttcctctctctctctctctgtctctcagtgagTCTGAGGCCTGGTCAGTGCGTCAGCAGCTCAGCTCGGAGCAGACCCAGCTGACCCTGGTCCTGACCACTGGCACCTCTCAGCCAGAGGGTCTGAGCCTGCAGTCCCCAGAGACCCTGTCCAGCCCAGACCAGGTCTTCACCCCCGGCAGCAGCGGCCTGTCGGCCCAGTCCTTTGACTTCAGCACCACCGGCTGCAGCGTGGGCTCCTCTGACGACCCTGGGAGCTCCGCGGCCGAGGCCATGCAGGTGGAGGGAGACCCCCGCTCCAGTATCTCCTCTATGGAGGAAGACAGCTTCTTCCAGCAGCATCCCGCTGAAAACCCCTCCGCTGCTTCCTCCCCCACTCCGGTCACCGTTGAAACAGTGGCAGACTTAGACTTTTTAACCCAGAACATTCTCCTGCCGCCGTCCTTCCAGCTCGACCCCCCGCTGCCAGTCCTGCCCCTCCCACCCGTCCCCACCTCACAAGCTCAACAGACCAAAGAGTTTGTGTGCACCCCACCCTACACCCCCCTTATTAGTGGGGCTAACTTCCCATTCAATGAACCCCTCTTCAGCTTCGACCCCAGCGGCACTACCACACCTCCCCCCGCTGACACAACGGCCTCTGCCACCACTTCCTTGGCCCCCTCAGGTTCCTCCACCACCCAACCAACGACCGCCTCCAGCCCCGCTCCCCCCACAACCCTCTCTTCCAAGCTCTCCCTCACTCTACCAACCCTCCCCACTGATCTCCTCTTCCCGACCGAGCCCTATGGCGGCTCCCTCTATGAGAAACTGCCCCCCACACCCGACAGCCCCGGAGATGACGACTGCACAGTGATGACCCTGCCCGAGGTCCGGGGTCCACTGTATGTAGATGTACCAATGGGGCCCCTCCAGTGCCCCCCCGAGGGCCTTCTCACACCAGAGGCATCCCCTGGCAAACAGCCctgcctctccttcttctccctggagagagagagggagaaggagagggcaGAGATCTCTCTCTTAGCTCAGCACATCAGCTCATTGGCAGAGGGATTCTACCTGGATCCACTCTTGTCCAAACTCTCACCCTcgtcctcccctccctcccccttcctGTCCCCCAACATAGAAACCCCTGATGTTGAATCAGTCCACATGCAGAGGGAGTTTTATCCCATCAAAGCGTGGAGAGGTCTGGACATTCCCCTCTTCCTCGATGAAGATGACTCTCTGTTTGAAGAGAGCATCCTACAAACCCTGCTCCAAGACGACTTCGCTCCTCCTCAGACACACgtcccctccttcccctccccgTGCACCTCTCCTATGCTCAACCCCTCCAGCCCAGGTTCTCCTCAAATCCCAGTGTGCTGGCACCAACCCTCCCAGTTTGAGGGAGTGGGCCACTTCTGTAGCGTCCAATCGGCGCAATGTAACTCCATGGACGTGTGCGGGGCGACAGAGGCTTCTGGGACTGGGATGATGGCGGAAGGGGAGGGGCTAGAGGAGGAAGCAATGGAGATCGAGGTGGTGTCATCTCCTGTGTCCTGTTGCTCCTCCATCCCAGCTTCCCCTCCCCTCATTCTCACCGCCTCCCCCAGCCCCTCCACCTCGATGCCCATCGGCTCGCCAACGCCCGCCGTGTCTTGCACTCAGTCCCTCATGGAGGAACTGGCCGTCCTGGAACCCATGTTTGGGGCAGGTGCCTCGATCGCCCCTGGCTTAGGGCAACAACCTGAGTTGTATCAACTCCAATGTCATCCATCGCCACAGTGCTTCCACAAAGGTAAGAATCGGAGTCATTTTCTCAATTTTAAATGAAGTTCAAATAAGATGAAAAAACATTCTCTGAAATTTCACCACTAAcaatttttctctctctcttttcttctttgtcttccaGATGGGAGTGGAAGTGTTCCTCCGTTCTAAAATAAGTCTGTGACTTACTTCATTAAGTATGGCATATTGTCATATTTTGTGGAGCCCCTTTTactgaaaagtaaaaaattattaagtgtataaatatacataatgtATATACAACTTAAGGACTTTAACTCCTACATGTCTCCTAAGAACAAAGATTGGCTTTATATTTTTGTTCGGTCATAGTCTGTATACTACTACAAAACGGGCGCAACATTTACATGGTGGTGTAACCACATGGACGCATAACTGACTGGGTTCTGAGTCCATGtggtgtctttcagcttctCTGTAACACGAGTTCCAGATATAACCTGACAGAGAAACCTCTCTGAACTTGTTAGCGCTGTTTAACTTCCAGATGCGCATTTGTATTCACTCGTAGTGAAAACTctgttgtgaaaaaaaacaaaaaaacatttcttgcTAAGTTTCAATAGGGAGATGAATTATAGCGGTTTTGCCTGACATGCAGCAACGCAAACCCAAACCTCAAATGTATCACAAGTCAAATGTTTACAAATTTTTTACATCCTTAAGATGACGCCTATCAGTACATCAAAAGAAGACAGATTTCTTCTGTCCCGTCTTTAGAGCTGGTGCAGCTCTGGTTTGACCGCACTCCTCACGGCCTTAAAGGCTCCATCAAAACTCTAATATTCAACTGAAGACTGAGATACTTTGAGCTTTGGGGCTGTGCTTGAAACCTttaacatttcatatttatctctCCATCTAAAATCTTGTGTATCGATGTGATGTGCaaactaaaaaagaaaacatgtgaagAGATCTGGCATGTGAAGATCTCAAGAATGTTATCGGTGTCCATTGGTTTTCGAGATGTTACACCGAGCAAGAGATTTTCTGAAGGTTTTGCTGGAGATCCGATCATGCCACAAATCCACTGCTACGTTGTACTGTACATTAGACTCTGAATGTGCGCTCTTCAGGTCCCTCTTGGCCTGAGGGCAGTCGGCTGGATATTCTTGCAGCATCAATATTTGCAATGCTGGCAGCTTATAGCGGCTCCTGTGTGCCTGAAACGGCTCTGACCTGCTGAACTCTTTATCATGTCCATTCCACATGGACAGTGGCATCGTTGCTCCACTGGAGCGCGGTGTGGTGAGGCACAATTGACTATGTGAATGAGtgattcttcttttttgagAGGGGTTAGAATActaaagttttgttttaaaaaatgaatatagGGATTGGGTGCTATTTCTATTCAGTTACAAAGCGACACGGGTTGAGAATGGTACTATTCCCATGGTGTCGACATGCTCACGTAGAGTTGTCTACGGTCAAGTAAAGGATTGATTCCTACGTTCTAGCTATTAAAGGCTAAGttaatataaatgtgtaaaattatattattgtaCGAGTGATATTTGAAAACGATGTTAATGCATATGCTTTATGTCTGAGGATGTAGGCATATGTTCTTTTCAGAAAGGTTGTacacatttgtacatttgtacGAAACTGTTATTGGTCTGTATATATATGAGAAAGAGATTTTTATTGCCTAAGATTGAATATATTCTAAACATCTTATTTACTGCAGAATGGACATTGTGGACCAGTGTTCTATTGTGATGCTTATGAGTGTATTTGGTTGTCATACAAATGCATTTATAATAAAGTGCACTTAATGCGGCTGATGCGTTTGTGTCGTCAGAGTCAAGCCCCCAGTTCCACCCCCCtgcctcatcatcatcatcatcatcatcccacCATTCCtgcctctttccctccctcccgtACACGCTCTCCTCCATTTCTTCCCCTGGAGCGAGTTTCGCTCAGCAACagcactgacgcacacacatgaCGAGACAGAATGAGACACTTTCTGACTCAGACTGACGCACACACTTGGCATCGAGGTTTTTGCGTGCGAGGacatgcacacaggcacacgcatcacacacacacacacacacaatagtaGGCATatgacccccccaccaccctctcTACAAACCAGAGCGGCCCACATTGGCTTGATGTACCTGCAACTCCATCCGCGCTCGGCGTGGCGTAAGACTCCATATATAGGCATTCCTGCTCCTGTGACCGAAGCAGCCTCCCATCTATTCTCAGCCTCCATTCAGAAGGATCAGGGCGGGGAGggctggagagaggggagacaaAGAAAGAGTGAGGGGAGGCTAAAATTAGAGGTACAGTAAAGAGGGATGTGGGCCAAACGGATTCTCTGTCGCCTCAGGATGAGAAGGTGAACATGATCGAACTCACAGACAATAAATAACACACATAGGTTCCACGTTTACAGTAAATCATGAAAGAAGATGTGGCAAAATAAGATGGGTTTTATAGATGGAGGTGTACATTCATCTTTTCTGCCAGATCTCACCATCTCTTGTAATACACCATActgattttaatatatatatagagaaaaAATCCCTGAACATGGTATTTTTCTCTCTAAGTGAACATTGTGTTCCATTGGTAGCTGCTGCAGCATCAGTGATGGAGTGAAGAAGagatgcagaggaggagatgctgcACAGCTCACTGCTGACATCCTCTGGAAAACACAAGTACTGCACAGGAGAGCAGCATTTAGTCTAAGAAGCCATGTTAAAACACTAAATGAAGAGGAGACAGTTTTAATGTTTCTGGATCAATTGACATAAGTGATAAGTGATAAGTTATAAGTGATATAAAACCACAGGACTTGACGGAAGGATAAAGGTTTAGTTCATATATGACTGAGGGATACAGATAAGTTCCTTATAAGGATAttaaagttttacatttttaatatctGATTTAAACAATACTCACATGCTCATATGTATAATGTTAGCTTCAAAAATCGTTGCTCCTGCAAGAGGAATGAAAACTCATTACCTCTTTGTGAGTCTCTGTGCTGAGCTGTGCTGGAGGGACAGTAACACAAAGGTGGACAAACACGTGGCTGCATCTATCAGGCGTTTAGATTCAAAGTGCTTTCACACTTTCTACCTGTGCACACAgttttgtacttctatcttagtgaggacactcactggCCTAATGCATTCCCCAGACCCTCACCCTAACCTGATGATTAATGATCACCCTAAAACAGGCCTGACATGGAAATTACTGAAAGTTCAcccattgaaaaacaaacacataaacacacacacttatctttCTGAagctgtgaggacactcattggtgTATTGCATTTCCTTGCCCCTAAACCCCCAAAGCTAAATGTCTAACACTAACCAAACCATATAGGGTTTACCAACATGTCATCTCTTAACCAGGACCTGTTCGCCTCATTAGTTCTTTGGTCTCCATGAGGTCTAATGGTCTTAATACTGGAAACGGTCCTAAGGAGGCAACAAACacgaggaaacacacacagtgagggacAAACGTTGACAAATAAACTGTATAATGGACCATGTGGCTGCAGTTTTATTACAGATTTGGAAAAAACCAACCTCATTTAATAAGAATGATCCTGTATGTCGATGTTGTGATGTGGTAAATGCAGAATAATTCACATATAAAATGGTCGAACCGATGTTCCAGACAGTGAACTTGTGTAACATTTGGAGCTGAAATCAACAACCACACTCATAAATGTCAcaggtgtgaaaatgacccAATAAAAGAGCCCAGAGTCCAATGTGAAATTTTTAAATTGCTTGTTTTGTCAGACCTATAATCCAAATCCCTGAATTTACAATCTGTAACCAATCACTTTCCTGAAGAAAAACTGAGTGATGAATTATTTCAGCATAATTTTTCAATGCATTATACACTATAAAAAGATTAATTAATACTTATTAAACAAACATGTGGAATCATCACAGAATAAGGACAATAGAAATTTGTGGAATGAGAAGATGGAAATATCGTGTGAGTTCTTCAACAAATCCGATCCTGTCATTCCATTATAATTCCAGATAAAATCAAGGAACAAGAATACTGCTATAGTCCCTGCTATTGTGATTTCTACAATAATTCATGTCACGGATCCTTTAGGTCCCGTATCAATGAGACGTGTGTGAAACGAGCAGGAGACCATCTGCACCATCTGACAAAAAGCCAAATCTCTTCCAGCCCTGTTAATAATAGATAACAACATCAAAGAGACTGAATGTACAATTACAGAACAGCGCAATTACACTTTCATTAGCTCGGCGCGCAGGAAGTGAAACGCTCAGGGGCAGGAATATTTCCAGAAATGGGAGTGGGTGTTTTTGTCAAAACGTCTGTGATGAACTTTAACTGTAACTTTCACgctaaaatattaaaacaaacactatTTGCTGCGAAGAAACATCTTAATATCAGCTGTGAATAAGGACACAGGAGAAAATCACATAACAGATGACTCTTTATTGAGATCTGACACACATGATACTAACATTGTTCTCGTACGAATGCAGTACatttatataaagataaataaaaacaggaatgGGTGCTGGGCGTCAGTATTGGATGTTGCAGCTCTTCACTTCTTTTTACTCATCAGGGCTTCGGCTGCGGCTGCGGCTTCGGCTGCATCggttttcattttctcctccctctgctccaaGAAGAGTTTGTATTCATCAGCTGAGAGACTGGggagggggacggggggggacGGGAGAGAAACATACAACATAGTTACTTACAGTTACTACAGGATTCTGACCCACAGTAAGACAGCTACACTGTTAAAAGGTTTAAGAGGCAAAACGGGATGTGGCCTGGGACGCATGTGGCCACACAAAGCAAATGGAGGATGCCATATGAAGGACGGCCTACTCAGCTGACTTCCTCTGACCTGCTAAAGTTTCACAATAACCCACAGttaatgaataaacaaaatatatagaGCATATAGAGCTGGGAAGTGAGATCGGATCAacggagacacattcaggacacataATTACCTCAGCCAACAAGTAAAGTTGCAGTTTACATCCATGTCTGTCGGGACTTGTATAATATATTTAGTGGCAGAATATTAATTAAGGCATTAAGTGTTTTCATCATATTTACTATATCAATTCTTGAATTgtggccaaaaacatgttttgtgcaCTAACAGCGACCTTGAGTTTAGACCTTAATCTAATCAATTTAGTCCacgtgaatttttttttttaaagaaattcccaGTACTCTCCCTGACAAACTGTGTTACCTGAGACTGGTGCGGACAGAAAGCCCCAATAAAATAAAGCCCCCAGAGTCAAAGAGGAACAACTGCATTCTGGAGTCAGTGTGTTGTACTGCTGTCCAGGGAGAAATCCATCTTACAAAAAAAAGTTTCTCAACCGACAGTTCTCTCAATAAATCATAATGCAGGGCAGCCACAAGACACGTTATGTTTTAAGTGACGGGGAGCAAGGGATTGTGGGAGAAGTACAAAATCATTAGCTGAAGTAGAAAGTGAAGCCTCGGTGTGATTCTGCCTGAACGTCGAACTAAAAGAGTTCACGACCATATGAATACAAATCTGTGGAAagtcataaataataaatacgtGGTGTCAGAGCAAACTCAGGAGGATGTTGAGACACTGGTGAGCGAGGACTGGATGTCACACCTTTCAAATCTAAAGAATCACTGTGTCCAGCTCAATATTACATACTGACTCTGTACAGGACATTTATTATGTACAGGttcaacaaattattatttccaTTACGATTAATCTGATTATTTATAAGTAATAGTTCGGTCTTTAtaatagttcaacatttttcaGTCTCAAATGCCTTGTTTTGTTTAATCAATGATCATAAAGATATCATGATTAAAGGGATGTGGAATTTATGCTGAATAAATGACTTAAACTAGGTAtcgattattataataattgcactttatacattttaca from Limanda limanda chromosome 10, fLimLim1.1, whole genome shotgun sequence carries:
- the npas4a gene encoding neuronal PAS domain-containing protein 4A, with amino-acid sequence MYRSTKGASKARRDQINSEIRFLKDLLPLSEADKARLSYLHIMSLACMYTRKSVFFTQEAGAAASLEESSQYLLFHELSELMQALPGFLMLLTGEGKLLYMSDSVSEHLGHSMVDLVAQGDSVYDIIDASDHLIMRTNLSTSTSLEIDRLFRCHFNTSKSVRRQSAGNKLVLIRAHCLPPPTTSPAAGSYWTSNPVWVCFCSPLEPHPSRSGPGTERDTTSSPSQAEANLFLSCFYSQHGRDMRLETAQDSVSTYLGFDVTALRARSWYSLLHPQDLSHASAQHRSLLREGGEGRAEMVVRVEAQDQSWVWLYMVLQLQPGEIPISSNNYIISESEAWSVRQQLSSEQTQLTLVLTTGTSQPEGLSLQSPETLSSPDQVFTPGSSGLSAQSFDFSTTGCSVGSSDDPGSSAAEAMQVEGDPRSSISSMEEDSFFQQHPAENPSAASSPTPVTVETVADLDFLTQNILLPPSFQLDPPLPVLPLPPVPTSQAQQTKEFVCTPPYTPLISGANFPFNEPLFSFDPSGTTTPPPADTTASATTSLAPSGSSTTQPTTASSPAPPTTLSSKLSLTLPTLPTDLLFPTEPYGGSLYEKLPPTPDSPGDDDCTVMTLPEVRGPLYVDVPMGPLQCPPEGLLTPEASPGKQPCLSFFSLEREREKERAEISLLAQHISSLAEGFYLDPLLSKLSPSSSPPSPFLSPNIETPDVESVHMQREFYPIKAWRGLDIPLFLDEDDSLFEESILQTLLQDDFAPPQTHVPSFPSPCTSPMLNPSSPGSPQIPVCWHQPSQFEGVGHFCSVQSAQCNSMDVCGATEASGTGMMAEGEGLEEEAMEIEVVSSPVSCCSSIPASPPLILTASPSPSTSMPIGSPTPAVSCTQSLMEELAVLEPMFGAGASIAPGLGQQPELYQLQCHPSPQCFHKDGSGSVPPF